The DNA segment ACCGTTTCCTGATGCCATCGGACAGCGGCCTGCAGGATTGGCCGCTGCTGCACTTCTCCGAAGCGAGTGCGTTCTACTGGCTCAACGGCCAGCCGGTACGCGCCCCGGATGCTCCGAAGTTCGGCATGGTACGGGTACAGGATCACAATGGTCGCTTCATCGGTATCGGTGAAGTGAGCGAAGACGGGCGCATCGCGCCGCGTCGACTGATTCGGTCAGAATGACCGAACGAGTGTGGCTGTTAACAGGCACGGTCACTACTCATTTATAGATACAGGGATTTGTCCCTGGCCTGTTGAAACTGTTTTTGAAACAGTTTCCTGATAAAAGGATTGCCTCATGGCTCTCGACGTTCAAGAAAAAGCTCAAATCGTTGCCGACTACCAGCAAGCTGTTGGTGATACTGGTTCGCCAGAAGTGCAAGTTGCACTGCTGACCGCCAACATCAACAAACTGCAAGGTCACTTCAAGGCCAACGGTAAAGACCACCACTCCCGTCGTGGTCTGATCCGCATGGTAAACCAGCGTCGCAAGCTGCTGGACTACCTGAAAGGCAAAGATCTGAGCCGTTACAGCGCTCTGATCGGCCGCCTGGGTCTGCGTCGCTAATCAGCGATTGCGCTATGAGGTTGGTTGTCTGTCAGGCATCAG comes from the Pseudomonas sp. RSB 5.4 genome and includes:
- the rpsO gene encoding 30S ribosomal protein S15 → MALDVQEKAQIVADYQQAVGDTGSPEVQVALLTANINKLQGHFKANGKDHHSRRGLIRMVNQRRKLLDYLKGKDLSRYSALIGRLGLRR